A single window of Liolophura sinensis isolate JHLJ2023 chromosome 6, CUHK_Ljap_v2, whole genome shotgun sequence DNA harbors:
- the LOC135466473 gene encoding rho-related BTB domain-containing protein 2-like has protein sequence MATATSHRDANEFVKCVVVGDPGVGKTCLVCARACDTKYTLQQLVKTHVATVWAIDHYRNDREVLERSWREVDGVPISLRLWDTFGYHDKDRGFAYNRADVVLLCFSTVSPNSLRNVRRVWYPEIKQAIPSTPIVLVGTQVDLRYMYKDEEYLKMNKGLLYRDITENDIISPEQGREVAKEIGAPYYETSVLTHYGVNDVFDNVVRASVCDRRKVRFWNTDLRKLRHPLMQRPMEFPKPKPPKVVVPFATFQDDLSRLLFHQSDCDVIFSVQGNCFQAHKIVLMVAADVFYELFTMDLSDVVISPASTASGAISVKTSATDLSEELLFEDGDDRQKLLLGDEMGHALESYLPQLTGLSGEGDTGDGGDAMDTQPPLPYKEVNLPAFHSVHLQRCDDPYHPGQFLLQTVVTLNSDISPRVFEFILQYLYTGKAREDYDLFEEVKRAAELMGLTNLLVMISSFQTNEAYLNAEAENQFHRVRCSKLRELALEKKLLTDITFEVDDGTVSAHKPLLMARCDMMFAMFSSDFLEASAKLIPFPGISKDTFRALQEYLYTDERPAMTGVDCMDLIEVANRLCLNRLIKLTEEYVVRELNKADEAGEDIMEDVINMLEPAQFLNADQLASYCLFYLGTHFKELTKNYTKLWKGLKLENQIYIDKHRYPPQWYYKEVEMFERARQVSVKRQPRQNFKRQRSSSGCLCFTRRSRVKIQRSMSDDQT, from the exons ATGGCAACAGCTACTAGTCATCGAGATGCAAATGAGTTTGTAAAATGTGTTGTGGTTGGTGACCCTGGTGTGGGAAAGACTTGTTTGGTGTGTGCTCGAGCCTGTGACACCAAGTACACTCTACAGCAGCTGGTGAAGACTCATGTAGCCACTGTCTGGGCCATTGATCACTACAGGAATGACAGGGAG GTTTTGGAGAGATCATGGCGTGAAGTGGATGGTGTCCCAATCTCCCTCAGACTATGGGATACATTTGGCTATCATGACAAGGACAGAGGGTTTGCCTACAACAG GGCAGACGTGGTGCTGCTCTGTTTTAGTACAGTCTCCCCCAACTCCCTGAGGAATGTGAGGCGGGTCTGGTATCCAGAGATAAAACAGGCCATCCCCTCCACACCCATTGTGCTAGTGGGTACCCAGGTAGATTTgcgctacatgtacaaagatgaGGAGTACCTCAAGATGAACAAAGGCCTGCTCTACAG AGACATAACAGAAAATGACATAATATCTCCAGAGCAAGGTCGTGAGGTAGCCAAGGAGATTGGAGCACCTTATTATGAAACAAGTGTCCTCACGCACTATGGGGTTAATGATGTTTTTGACAACGTAGTACGAGCTTCAGTCTGCGACCGTAGGAAGGTGCGCTTTTGGAACACAGATTTACGCAAGCTGCGACACCCTCTAATGCAGCGCCCCATGGAATTCCCCAAACCCAAGCCACCAAAGGTTGTGGTGCCATTTGCCACATTCCAGGATGACCTCAGTCGTTTGCTGTTCCACCAGTCTGACTGTGATGTTATTTTCAGTGTGCAGGGCAACTGCTTCCAAGCTCACAAGATTGTCCTTATGGTGGCCGCTGATGTGTTCTATGAGCTATTCACCATGGATTTGTCAGatgtagttatctcccctgcttCCACCGCTTCTGGGGCTATCTCGGTGAAAACCTCAGCCACAGACTTAAGCGAAGAGCTCTTGTTTGAGGATGGGGATGACCGTCAAAAGCTTTTGCTTGGTGATGAGATGGGACATGCCTTAGAGAGTTATCTTCCCCAGCTCACAGGTTTGTCAGGGGAGGGAGACACAGGGGATGGTGGAGACGCTATGGACACTCAGCCTCCTCTGCCATACAAGGAGGTGAACCTGCCAGCCTTCCACTCGGTACATCTACAAAGATGTGATGACCCATACCACCCAGGCCAGTTCCTGCTGCAGACTGTGGTCACGCTGAATTCCGACATCTCACCACGTGTGTTTGAGTTCATCCTGCAGTATCTGTACACAGGGAAAGCCCGGGAGGACTACGATCTGTTTGAGGAAGTCAAGCGAGCTGCAGAACTGATGGGACTGACCAACCTGCTCGTCATGATCTCCAGTTTCCAGACTAATGAGGCCTATCTGAATGCTGAGGCAGAGAACCAGTTCCACCGTGTACGCTGCAGTAAGCTCCGAGAACTGGCCTTGGAGAAGAAGTTACTGACAG ATATCACATTTGAAGTTGATGATGGAACTGTATCAGCACACAAACCTTTGTTAATGGCCCGATGTGACATGATGTTTGCTATGTTTAGTAGTGATTTCTTAGAGGCTTCAGCAAAACTG ATCCCATTTCCTGGGATCAGTAAGGACACATTTCGAGCCCTGCAGGAGTACTTGTATACCGACGAGCGGCCAGCCATGACAGGTGTGGACTGTATGGATCTGATCGAGGTGGCCAACCGTCTGTGTCTCAACCGCCTCATCAAGCTGACTGAGGAGTATGTGGTTCGTGAGCTCAACAAGGCAGACGAGGCTGGTGAGGACATCATGGAGGATGTCATCAATATGCTAGAGCCTGCTCAG TTTTTGAATGCAGACCAGCTGGCAAGCTATTGCCTGTTTTATTTGGGAACACATTTCAAAGAATTAACAAAAAACTACACCAAGCTATGGAAGGGGCTGAAGCTGGAGAACCAGATTTACATTGACAAGCACAGATACCCCCCTCAGTG GTATTATAAGGAAGTGGAAATGTTTGAGCGAGCACGCCAGGTATCTGTAAAACGCCAGCCCAGACAAAATTTTAAGCGACAACGGTCAAGCAGTGGCTGCCTTTGTTTCACTCGCCGAAGTCGGGTAAAAATCCAGCGCTCAATGAGTGATGACCAGACCTGA
- the LOC135469251 gene encoding drebrin-like protein translates to MALDVRKNKDSLLAAYNAVSKHDSNTDWALFGYEGHTNTLKSVATGDGGIEEMVDDLNSGSIMYAYCKVLDPNTKLPKFVLINWQGEGSPETFKFKCASHLRDVQNFFKGIHVTINARTEDDVDVDDILKQVAKSSGSNYSIHKEKARPAPAPAPVVRSVYKKTAAQREIDSKSRDNFWAQTEAEEKRRQEEERKRQKEEQAKLDKERKERELKETKERDRRMSEKLKNVQEQKAAERKADAKDRTADKQKWEREQADTYKDDEERRHRADSARKERIAEASNLTAKAGSARAFFEQQSKGAAVGEKRAPPPPRKLRHSFGRDTSTEQNEPTRKAPIKLPTAEPETDAPVKRYQPPPREPSPELVREPSPVPQKEPSPEPWEDEPSPEPQREPSPEPQREPSPEPQREPSPEPESYNTPASPISPAPPQSNSLMKQSMPRRPPSDSEEEEDQKWDDSDPEQPSIPQIVSPQVPESDTPGDSPDYESPPEVPPEDAGGAAGGPRARALYDYQATDADEISFDPDEIITDIDQIDSGWWVGTGPDGQRGMFPANYVELI, encoded by the exons ATGGCGCTTGACGTTCGGAAGAACAAGGATTCTCTCCTTGCAGCTTACAATGCTGTCTCTAAGCATGATTCGAATACTGACTG gGCTCTATTTGGATATGAAGGACACACCAATACACTGAAGAGTGTGGCAACTGGCG atgGTGGTATTGAAGAGATGGTGGATGATCTAAACAGTGGCAGTATCATGTACGCCTATTGTAAGGTTCTGGACCCCAATACAAAGCTGCCAAAGTTTGTCCTAATTAACTGG caAGGTGAGGGATCACCTGAAACCTTCAAGTTCAAATGTGCCAGTCATCTGAGAGATGTTCAGAATTTCTTTAAG GGAATACATGTGACGATTAATGCCAGGACAGAAGATGATGTGGATGTGGATGACATACTGAAGCAAGTGGCAAAGTCTTCAGGCAGTAATTATAGTATTCACAAAGAGAAAGCCAGGCCTGCTCCTGCCCCAGCCCCTGTGGTTA GGTCTGTCTACAAGAAAACAGCAGCTCAGAGAGAGATTGATTCCAAGTCTCGTGATAATTTCTGGGCACAGACAGAG GCAGAGGAGAAGAGACGTCAGGAGGAAGAGAGAAAGAGGCAGAAGGAGGAACAGGCCAAGCTGGACAAAGAGAGGAAGGAACGAGAG CTGAAGGAGACAAAGGAAAGAGACAGGCGAATGAGTGAGAAACTGAAGAATGTTCAAGAACAGAAAGCAGCAGAACGAAAAGCAGATGCAAAAGACAGGACTgctgacaaacaaaaatgg GAGCGTGAACAAGCAGATACATACAAAGATGACGAGGAAAGAAGACATCGAGCAGACTCTGCGAGAAAAGAGAGAATTGCT GAAGCGAGTAACCTGACTGCTAAAGCTGGTAGTGCCAGAGCGTTTTTTGAGCAGCAGTCAAAGGGAGCTGCTGTTGGGGAGAAGCGGGCACCACCACCACCCAG AAAACTACGTCACAGCTTTGGGCGTGATACCTCAACAGAACAAAATGAGCCAACCAGAAAAGCTCCGATAAAGCTACCAACAGCAGAGCCAGAGACAGACGCTCCTGTGAAGCGCTACCAGCCTCCGCCACGGGAACCCTCGCCGGAACTTGTGCGAGAACCTTCACCTGTGCCTCAGAAAGAACCATCCCCGGAACCCTGGGAAGACGAACCCTCACCAGAACCCCAGAGAGAACCCTCACCGGAACCCCAGAGGGAGCCTTCACCGGAACCCCAAAGGGAGCCTTCTCCTGAACCTGAATCGTATAACACCCCAGCTAGCCCCATCAGCCCTGCCCCACCACAGAGCAACAGTCTGATGAAGCAGAGTATGCCACGCCGGCCACCATCCGACTCAGAGGAAGAGGAGGATCAGAAATGGGATG ACTCAGACCCCGAGCAGCCCAGCATCCCTCAAATTGTCTCTCCTCAAGTCCCTGAGAGTGACACCCCTGGGGACTCTCCAGACTACGAAAGCCCTCCAGAGGTGCCCCCAGAAGATGCAGGTGGGGCGGCTGGGGGACCACGTGCTCGGGCACTGTACGACTACCAAGCCA CTGATGCAGACGAGATATCATTTGACCCTGATGAGATCATCACAGACATTGATCAGATAGATTCTGGTTGGTGGGTGGGGACAGGGCCTGACGGACAGCGGGGAATGTTCCCAGCCAACTACGTTGAACTTATCTAA